One genomic region from Reichenbachiella ulvae encodes:
- a CDS encoding 2-oxoacid:acceptor oxidoreductase family protein — protein MSSDKKFKYPGVRVALDGNTAAIMCERESSDAAGAYPITPSTQMGEYWAEEAAKGHLNISDKPLIFIEPEGEHAAAGVTAGLSMTGQRAANFSSGQGIAYMHESLYAAVGKRLTYVLNIGARAMTKSTLNVHAGHDDYHAIDDTGFFQMFAKNAQHVADLNIITHRIAELSLTPGAIAQDGFLTTHLIESLNLPERDLIKEYLGRPDDIINTPTPAQRMIYGDQRRRIPELWDVDNPMMAGIVQNQDSYMQSVAAQRPYFFDHIKELTDQAMSEFYQLTGRRYHRVMSYRAADADYLILGQGSVVSSAEVVADYMRDKYKVKVGVVDLMMFRPFPGDLLAKLLKGKKGVTVLERLDQPLAADLPIIRETRSILNKCLENGRSKNGKPYPELESFRPEDMPALYSGSFGMGSRDLQPEGIIGAIENMLPKGKHKKLFYLSIDFIRDKAYTPKQRTHQENIMANYPNVKELAVHGSENPNLMPQGSITVRFHSVGGWGAMTTGKNLAMTLFDLLDYDIKANPKYGSEKKGQPTTYYLTAAPEPIRINCEYFFVDVVLSPDPNVFKHTNALAGLKKGGCFIIQSDKKKPDEVWADIPKHYQKLIVDQDIHIFYIDGFKIAREEATDPELQLRMQGIAFQGAFFAASPLMKTANLTEQTLLKAIEDQVTKKFGSKGQRVVDDNMRVVRRGFDEVKEITNKVVSKEKINVTNGLTPPIPEMLKSMPKSQSEQSDVHRFWEQTGSFYAQGMGNDNITDPFIGLSVMPATTSLFRDMTGIRFEHPEWIPNNCTACGNCYTVCPDTAIPGLVSKLSDVLDTVVKRVRKNHGELEQLPKVVRTMEPKVRALFPETEKGATVNNLIQDVIDDLIKEGDEKLSKELTWFREELGDFQFALTRPYYDLHEKKEAGSGGLFSITVNPQTCKGCMECIEVCEDNALQKVIQTEGSVARLRQDYNFWTDLPNTPDQYKRIDSLEEKIGPLETLLLNKEAYNKFASGDGACLGCSEKSVVHLFVATVESLMQPRIEKHVAHLTELVDKLEKHIQSKLFDNVNIGDPDLISKVMANHQNSDLTISEIADRIEAENGKQPIDQEWLRTMTQVLAKLKNLKWKYTEGVTGKGRTSMGMTNSTGCTSVWGSTYPFNPYPFPWANHLFQDAPSLAMGIFEGHMSKMAEGFKAIRQAEIELSEGYKPAQHQEFFTYFTWQQFTDEEWHLCPPVVSLGGDGAMYDIGFQNLSRMMASGKPIKAIIVDTQVYSNTGGQACTSGFIGQISDMAQYGKVWKGKPEPRKEIGLIAMAHRNTYVMQSCMANTSHMIEGFIDGLMAKRPALFNLYTTCQPEHGVGDDLGVHQARLAMESRAYPIFKYNPDVSIKAAEAFDLSGNPDMDKIWPTYQLKYRENGREKTMEVAMTFADFAITEARFRKHFRKAPRDTWNDDMVVLADFLEMSESDREGKYPFIWAVDKKQQLSRVMVAKPIVESCEERRDFWIMLRDMAGIKPDEKEPEDLEAKIRSEVVGKIAQGLMKMAGDPEAGVMNLVQDAVEKVEEAPVEASTNGSAQEPWIESEHCTSCDECIKINSKIFSYDGDKHAYIKNSDGGTYQDLVKAAEKCTAGVIHPGLPKDQNEKDIDKWIARGEKFN, from the coding sequence ATGTCTTCAGATAAAAAATTTAAATATCCAGGCGTCCGAGTCGCATTGGATGGAAACACTGCGGCCATTATGTGCGAGCGTGAATCCTCTGATGCCGCAGGCGCCTATCCCATCACACCCTCCACCCAGATGGGGGAATACTGGGCAGAAGAGGCCGCCAAAGGCCATCTCAACATTTCGGACAAACCACTGATCTTCATCGAACCAGAGGGAGAGCATGCAGCTGCCGGCGTTACTGCCGGCCTTTCTATGACCGGCCAGCGAGCCGCCAATTTCTCCTCCGGTCAGGGGATCGCCTACATGCACGAGTCCTTATATGCTGCGGTCGGCAAGCGCCTGACCTACGTCCTCAACATAGGCGCACGAGCCATGACCAAGTCCACGCTCAACGTGCACGCAGGTCACGACGACTACCATGCCATCGACGACACGGGCTTCTTCCAGATGTTTGCCAAAAATGCCCAGCACGTGGCAGACCTCAACATCATCACGCACCGTATCGCAGAGCTGTCCCTTACCCCGGGGGCCATCGCTCAAGACGGATTCCTCACGACTCACCTCATCGAGTCCTTGAATCTACCAGAAAGAGACTTAATCAAAGAATATTTGGGTCGGCCCGACGATATCATCAATACGCCGACTCCAGCCCAGCGCATGATCTATGGCGATCAGCGCCGACGCATCCCAGAGCTATGGGATGTCGATAATCCGATGATGGCGGGGATCGTCCAAAACCAGGATTCCTATATGCAGTCGGTAGCTGCTCAGCGTCCTTACTTCTTCGATCATATCAAGGAGTTGACCGATCAGGCCATGAGCGAATTCTATCAGCTGACCGGTCGTCGCTACCATCGCGTCATGTCCTATAGGGCTGCCGATGCAGACTATCTGATCCTGGGTCAGGGTAGCGTGGTGTCTAGTGCCGAAGTGGTGGCCGACTACATGCGTGACAAGTACAAAGTGAAAGTCGGCGTGGTGGACCTGATGATGTTCCGTCCCTTCCCCGGCGATTTGCTGGCCAAATTGCTCAAAGGCAAAAAAGGAGTGACGGTTCTCGAAAGACTGGATCAACCGCTGGCGGCTGACCTACCGATCATCAGAGAGACCCGCTCCATCCTCAACAAATGTCTGGAGAATGGCCGCAGCAAAAACGGCAAGCCTTATCCTGAACTGGAATCCTTCAGACCAGAAGATATGCCTGCATTGTATTCTGGTTCCTTTGGGATGGGAAGTAGAGATTTGCAGCCAGAGGGTATCATAGGTGCGATAGAAAATATGCTACCGAAAGGCAAGCATAAGAAATTGTTTTACCTGTCCATCGATTTCATCCGGGACAAAGCCTATACGCCAAAGCAGCGTACGCATCAGGAAAACATCATGGCCAACTATCCTAATGTGAAGGAGCTGGCCGTGCATGGATCTGAAAATCCTAATCTGATGCCTCAAGGTTCGATCACCGTTCGTTTCCACTCTGTGGGGGGATGGGGTGCCATGACCACAGGTAAGAACCTGGCCATGACGCTTTTCGATCTGCTGGACTATGACATCAAGGCCAACCCTAAATATGGCTCTGAGAAGAAAGGTCAACCGACGACCTACTACCTCACAGCCGCCCCTGAACCGATCCGAATCAACTGCGAATACTTCTTCGTAGACGTGGTGCTATCCCCGGACCCTAACGTATTCAAACATACCAATGCACTGGCCGGTTTGAAAAAAGGCGGATGTTTCATCATCCAAAGTGACAAGAAGAAACCAGATGAAGTCTGGGCGGACATACCGAAGCACTATCAGAAATTGATCGTCGATCAGGACATTCATATCTTCTACATCGATGGATTCAAAATCGCCAGAGAAGAAGCGACTGATCCAGAGCTGCAGTTGAGAATGCAGGGGATCGCTTTCCAGGGGGCTTTCTTTGCGGCATCTCCACTGATGAAAACAGCGAATCTGACGGAGCAAACCCTACTGAAAGCCATCGAAGATCAGGTCACCAAAAAATTTGGTTCCAAAGGCCAGCGCGTGGTGGACGACAACATGCGCGTTGTTCGCAGAGGTTTCGACGAGGTAAAAGAGATCACCAACAAGGTTGTATCCAAAGAAAAAATCAATGTCACCAATGGCCTGACACCACCTATTCCGGAAATGCTAAAATCCATGCCGAAGAGCCAATCAGAGCAAAGTGATGTGCATCGTTTCTGGGAGCAAACGGGTAGTTTTTATGCACAAGGCATGGGCAATGACAATATCACCGACCCCTTCATCGGGCTAAGTGTGATGCCGGCGACTACTTCGCTGTTCAGAGACATGACCGGCATACGTTTCGAGCATCCCGAGTGGATCCCTAACAACTGTACGGCCTGTGGCAATTGCTACACGGTCTGTCCCGATACCGCGATACCGGGCCTGGTCAGCAAGCTGTCGGATGTGCTGGATACGGTGGTAAAACGAGTAAGAAAAAATCATGGAGAACTAGAGCAACTGCCTAAGGTAGTCCGTACGATGGAGCCCAAGGTTCGTGCTTTGTTCCCCGAGACAGAAAAAGGTGCTACGGTCAACAACCTGATTCAGGATGTGATCGACGACCTGATCAAAGAGGGCGATGAAAAACTGAGCAAAGAACTGACCTGGTTTAGAGAAGAGCTGGGAGACTTCCAGTTCGCGCTGACTCGTCCCTACTACGATCTACATGAGAAGAAAGAAGCCGGATCGGGTGGTCTCTTCAGTATCACGGTCAATCCACAGACCTGCAAAGGCTGCATGGAATGTATCGAGGTTTGCGAGGACAATGCCCTACAGAAAGTGATTCAGACCGAGGGATCGGTAGCCCGACTCAGACAGGATTATAACTTCTGGACGGATCTGCCGAACACTCCAGATCAGTACAAACGAATCGATAGTCTGGAAGAGAAAATCGGTCCGCTAGAAACCCTGCTTCTCAACAAAGAAGCCTACAACAAATTCGCCAGTGGAGATGGAGCTTGTCTCGGTTGTTCTGAAAAATCTGTGGTGCATCTATTTGTCGCGACTGTAGAGTCACTGATGCAGCCAAGGATCGAAAAACATGTAGCGCATCTGACCGAGCTGGTCGACAAATTGGAAAAACATATTCAGTCCAAGCTCTTCGATAATGTAAATATTGGAGATCCTGACTTGATCTCTAAGGTGATGGCCAATCATCAAAATTCGGATCTGACCATTTCAGAAATAGCCGATCGCATAGAAGCAGAAAACGGCAAACAACCTATTGATCAGGAATGGCTCAGAACCATGACGCAGGTGCTGGCCAAACTGAAAAACCTGAAGTGGAAATACACCGAAGGCGTCACCGGCAAGGGCCGTACTTCGATGGGTATGACCAACTCGACTGGGTGTACTTCGGTCTGGGGCAGTACCTATCCTTTCAATCCCTATCCATTCCCTTGGGCGAATCATCTCTTCCAGGATGCACCGTCACTAGCGATGGGGATCTTCGAAGGACACATGTCCAAAATGGCTGAAGGCTTCAAAGCCATCCGCCAGGCGGAAATAGAATTGAGCGAAGGTTACAAACCTGCACAGCATCAGGAATTCTTTACCTACTTTACCTGGCAGCAGTTTACAGACGAAGAGTGGCACCTGTGCCCACCAGTCGTGTCGCTGGGAGGTGATGGTGCGATGTACGACATTGGTTTCCAAAACCTATCCCGAATGATGGCTTCCGGCAAGCCGATCAAAGCGATCATTGTCGATACGCAGGTTTATTCTAATACAGGAGGTCAGGCATGTACTTCGGGCTTTATCGGTCAGATTTCGGACATGGCCCAATACGGCAAAGTCTGGAAAGGAAAGCCAGAGCCAAGGAAAGAAATCGGCCTGATCGCCATGGCCCACAGAAACACCTATGTGATGCAGAGCTGCATGGCCAATACCAGTCATATGATTGAGGGCTTCATTGATGGACTGATGGCCAAGCGGCCTGCACTTTTCAATCTCTACACTACCTGCCAACCAGAGCACGGTGTGGGGGATGATCTAGGCGTGCACCAGGCCAGGCTCGCAATGGAGTCACGTGCATATCCGATCTTCAAGTACAACCCTGATGTCAGTATCAAAGCGGCAGAAGCTTTCGACCTATCCGGCAATCCGGACATGGACAAAATCTGGCCGACTTATCAGTTGAAGTACAGAGAGAACGGTCGCGAAAAAACCATGGAAGTAGCAATGACCTTTGCGGACTTTGCGATCACCGAGGCACGCTTCAGGAAGCATTTCAGAAAAGCGCCACGCGACACCTGGAATGATGACATGGTAGTCCTGGCCGACTTCCTCGAAATGAGCGAAAGCGACAGAGAAGGCAAGTACCCATTCATTTGGGCGGTAGACAAAAAACAACAGCTCAGCAGAGTGATGGTCGCCAAGCCGATCGTCGAATCCTGTGAGGAGCGCAGAGATTTTTGGATCATGCTCAGAGACATGGCCGGTATCAAACCAGACGAAAAAGAGCCAGAAGATCTGGAAGCCAAAATCCGATCAGAAGTAGTGGGCAAGATTGCTCAGGGACTGATGAAAATGGCAGGAGATCCCGAGGCTGGCGTCATGAATCTGGTACAGGATGCAGTAGAAAAAGTAGAGGAAGCACCGGTAGAGGCTAGCACCAACGGGTCCGCTCAGGAACCCTGGATCGAGTCGGAGCATTGTACCTCTTGCGATGAGTGCATCAAGATCAACTCCAAGATTTTCTCCTACGATGGTGATAAGCACGCCTACATCAAAAACAGTGATGGCGGCACCTATCAGGATCTGGTGAAAGCGGCAGAAAAATGCACCGCAGGTGTGATTCATCCGGGATTGCCAAAAGATCAAAACGAAAAAGACATAGACAAATGGATCGCCCGAGGCGAAAAATTCAACTAG
- a CDS encoding HEPN domain-containing protein translates to METLNVYSQAEQLLAAAREEMMRPEEDIVPYLVCENCHLAIADYLKGYLINAGVNFSREAELKELLDLVTQRDRKFGELNQSFVQHPKDTDDYWMNINRAQDYLKLAEKTQLMVRPI, encoded by the coding sequence ATGGAAACGCTCAATGTCTACAGCCAGGCCGAACAGCTTTTAGCAGCGGCCAGAGAGGAAATGATGCGTCCTGAGGAAGATATAGTCCCCTATCTCGTATGCGAAAATTGCCACCTGGCTATTGCTGATTACTTGAAGGGTTACTTGATAAACGCAGGCGTAAATTTTAGCCGAGAAGCAGAACTAAAGGAACTGCTAGATCTCGTGACCCAACGAGATAGGAAGTTTGGGGAACTCAACCAATCTTTTGTCCAACACCCCAAAGACACAGATGATTATTGGATGAATATCAATAGGGCTCAGGATTATCTAAAGCTCGCTGAGAAAACCCAATTGATGGTAAGACCTATATGA